The Nocardioides salarius genome includes a region encoding these proteins:
- a CDS encoding DUF3068 domain-containing protein, whose protein sequence is MRKILGPVLLGLGGFLLIAGLLGLVWAPGVVEKTPIQVETITMLEGQAGKLDTSTGDLVDNPIFAISDTRTDTELSDDDAVAWLSTSCVMIDRGGDRVCDEDSEDLITASVDIFATDRVTALADNETLDLPADAVPHDGLVNKWPFGAEQETYPYWDGTVGQAVDAAYDRTESIEGTETYVYRVEIDEAPIEVAEGVPGTYTTVKEIFVEPQTGAILNQTEDQQRYLADGTPALDLQLAFTDEQVAQGVDDNAGDRQLLTLVTTVLPIVGFVGGAICLVAGLLLLRGRSRTTTHSRKQDLVGAGR, encoded by the coding sequence GTGCGCAAGATTCTAGGACCGGTCCTGCTCGGACTCGGCGGCTTTCTGTTGATCGCCGGTCTGCTGGGGCTCGTCTGGGCACCTGGCGTCGTCGAGAAGACCCCGATCCAGGTCGAGACCATCACCATGCTCGAGGGCCAGGCCGGCAAGCTCGACACCTCGACCGGAGACCTGGTCGACAACCCGATCTTCGCCATCAGCGACACCCGCACCGACACCGAGCTGTCCGACGACGACGCCGTCGCGTGGCTCTCGACCTCGTGCGTGATGATCGACCGCGGGGGCGACCGGGTGTGCGACGAGGACTCCGAGGACCTGATCACGGCCTCCGTCGACATCTTCGCCACCGACCGCGTGACCGCCCTGGCCGACAACGAGACCCTCGACCTGCCCGCCGACGCGGTGCCCCACGACGGCCTGGTCAACAAGTGGCCCTTCGGCGCCGAGCAGGAGACCTACCCCTACTGGGACGGCACCGTCGGCCAGGCCGTCGACGCCGCCTACGACCGCACCGAGTCGATCGAGGGCACCGAGACCTACGTCTACCGTGTCGAGATCGACGAGGCGCCCATCGAGGTCGCCGAGGGCGTGCCGGGCACCTACACGACCGTCAAGGAGATCTTCGTCGAGCCGCAGACCGGCGCGATCCTCAACCAGACCGAGGACCAGCAGCGCTACCTCGCCGACGGCACCCCGGCGCTCGACCTCCAGCTCGCCTTCACCGACGAGCAGGTCGCCCAGGGCGTCGACGACAACGCCGGTGACCGGCAGCTGCTGACCCTGGTCACCACGGTCCTGCCGATCGTCGGGTTCGTCGGGGGCGCGATCTGCCTCGTCGCCGGGCTGCTCCTGCTGCGTGGCCGCTCCAGGACCACGACCCACAGCCGCAAGCAGGACCTCGTCGGCGCCGGTCGCTGA
- a CDS encoding class I SAM-dependent methyltransferase, translating to MTVQPPGRPPVTPDSRDHPPQAPVRAERRAVDEAESRRANGPDWDRYADDYQATHGEFLGDVGFVWGPEGLTEAEAGVLGDLEGRDVLEVGSGAGQCSRWVRAAGGRSFGLDLSHRQLQHSRRIDAATDVAVPSVLATATALPFRDDSFDVVFSSFGALQFVADIDEAVSETARVLRPGGRFAFSITHPTRWMFPDDPGEAGLVASQSYWDRTPYVEVDDATGEVSYVEHHRTLGDWVGLLAGAGFALARLLEPEWPEHHERVWGGWSGVRGRLTPGTAILVADLR from the coding sequence GTGACCGTCCAGCCGCCGGGTCGTCCCCCGGTCACCCCCGACTCCCGCGACCACCCGCCTCAGGCGCCGGTGCGTGCCGAGCGGCGCGCGGTCGACGAGGCGGAGTCGCGCCGCGCCAACGGGCCCGACTGGGACCGCTACGCCGACGACTACCAGGCCACCCACGGCGAGTTCCTCGGCGACGTCGGCTTCGTGTGGGGCCCCGAGGGCCTCACGGAGGCCGAGGCCGGGGTGCTGGGCGACCTCGAGGGCCGCGACGTGCTCGAGGTCGGCTCCGGGGCCGGTCAGTGCTCGCGCTGGGTACGGGCGGCGGGCGGACGCTCCTTCGGGCTCGACCTGTCGCACCGCCAGCTGCAGCACTCACGCCGCATCGACGCTGCCACCGACGTGGCCGTGCCCTCGGTCCTGGCCACCGCCACGGCGCTGCCCTTCCGCGACGACTCCTTCGACGTGGTGTTCAGCTCGTTCGGGGCGCTGCAGTTCGTCGCCGACATCGACGAGGCCGTGAGCGAGACCGCCCGGGTGCTGCGACCGGGCGGGCGCTTCGCCTTCTCCATCACCCACCCGACCCGGTGGATGTTCCCCGACGACCCCGGCGAGGCCGGCCTCGTGGCCTCGCAGTCCTACTGGGACCGCACCCCCTACGTCGAGGTCGACGACGCGACGGGCGAGGTGAGCTACGTCGAGCACCACCGCACGCTGGGCGACTGGGTCGGTCTGCTGGCCGGAGCCGGGTTCGCGCTGGCACGCCTGCTCGAGCCCGAGTGGCCCGAGCACCACGAGCGCGTGTGGGGCGGCTGGTCGGGCGTGCGGGGCCGACTGACCCCTGGAACAGCGATCCTGGTGGCCGACCTGCGCTGA
- a CDS encoding class I SAM-dependent methyltransferase: protein MPSPMTSRPRSRAFRATLRRSVRLLREFRHEQDDPARFYTALAQDSAAQLASYTDLEGTVLLDVGGGPGYFRDAFAAAGATYLALDSDVGELAGLGTIANGTVVGSGMQLPFRDRSVDVCYSSNVLEHVPEPWTMAREMVRVTRPGGLVFISYTVWFGPWGGHETAPWHYLGGARARRRYARTHGHEPKNRYGESLFAVTVGAGLDWARQEAAAGGVELVDLSPRYNPWWSRWLLRVPVLREVVTWNLVIVLRRR from the coding sequence GTGCCGAGCCCGATGACGTCCCGTCCCCGCTCCCGGGCCTTCCGCGCCACGCTGCGCCGGTCGGTGCGGCTGCTGCGGGAGTTCCGCCACGAGCAGGACGACCCGGCGCGCTTCTACACCGCCCTGGCGCAGGACTCCGCCGCCCAGCTGGCCTCCTACACCGACCTGGAGGGCACGGTCCTGCTCGACGTGGGCGGCGGTCCCGGCTACTTCCGCGACGCCTTCGCCGCCGCGGGTGCGACCTACCTGGCACTGGACTCCGACGTCGGCGAGCTGGCCGGCCTGGGCACCATCGCCAACGGCACCGTCGTGGGCAGCGGCATGCAGCTGCCCTTCCGCGACCGCAGCGTCGACGTCTGCTACTCCTCCAACGTGCTCGAGCACGTGCCCGAGCCGTGGACGATGGCCCGCGAGATGGTGCGGGTCACCAGGCCGGGCGGCCTGGTCTTCATCAGCTACACCGTGTGGTTCGGGCCGTGGGGCGGGCACGAGACCGCGCCGTGGCACTACCTCGGTGGCGCCCGGGCCCGACGCCGCTACGCGCGCACCCACGGCCACGAGCCGAAGAACAGGTACGGCGAGTCGCTCTTCGCCGTCACCGTGGGGGCCGGTCTCGACTGGGCGCGGCAGGAGGCCGCCGCCGGCGGCGTGGAGCTGGTCGACCTCAGCCCGCGCTACAACCCCTGGTGGTCACGTTGGCTGCTGCGGGTGCCGGTGCTGCGCGAGGTCGTGACCTGGAACCTCGTGATCGTGCTGCGCCGGCGATGA
- a CDS encoding acyltransferase family protein, which produces MSTPPPERVVEQFPHLDALRAVGAVAVLTTHAAFWGGEYTDNGTAGRLLARLDVGVALFFVLSGFLLSRAWLQAAADASARPATGHYLWKRFLRIVPVYLVAVLAALWFIDANAALGAGDRAAAVLLSSSMVDPAFPAGLTHMWSLMVEVHFYLLLPLLMLLATGRRPGLDVRRTVAVLAAMVAASVWWHLDGALRVGEGRDVDAGQWLPAYLTWFAAGIGLALAQVLLVRGRGGRPVSLLARLAAQPGVCWSAAVGLLLVASTPVAGPVLLAAPTAGQSLTKHLLYAAVGALLVLPAVLRVRRPDAGATTFDRLLTNRGARHLGLVSYGIFCLHLPLLHLVMRTTGWELFAGRGLQIWALTLVASIVAAEVAYRLVERPALRLKSVHPLRRRGAAPAEKSTAATGSTTR; this is translated from the coding sequence GTGAGCACCCCGCCGCCCGAGCGGGTCGTCGAGCAGTTCCCGCACCTCGACGCGCTGCGCGCGGTCGGTGCCGTGGCGGTGCTGACCACGCACGCCGCCTTCTGGGGCGGCGAGTACACCGACAACGGCACCGCCGGTCGTCTGCTCGCGCGTCTCGACGTGGGCGTGGCGCTCTTCTTCGTGCTCTCCGGCTTCCTGCTCTCGCGGGCGTGGCTGCAGGCGGCCGCCGACGCCTCGGCGCGACCCGCCACCGGGCACTACCTGTGGAAGCGGTTCCTGCGCATCGTGCCGGTCTACCTGGTCGCGGTGCTGGCCGCGCTGTGGTTCATCGACGCCAACGCCGCCCTCGGCGCCGGCGACCGGGCCGCGGCGGTGCTGCTGTCCTCCTCGATGGTCGACCCCGCCTTCCCGGCGGGCCTGACCCACATGTGGAGCCTGATGGTCGAGGTGCACTTCTACCTGCTCCTCCCGCTGCTGATGCTCCTGGCGACCGGGCGCCGACCCGGTCTCGACGTCCGGCGCACGGTGGCGGTGCTGGCCGCGATGGTGGCGGCCAGCGTGTGGTGGCACCTCGACGGCGCGCTGCGCGTCGGGGAGGGCCGTGACGTCGACGCCGGGCAGTGGCTGCCGGCCTACCTGACCTGGTTCGCCGCGGGCATCGGGCTGGCCCTGGCCCAGGTGCTCCTGGTGCGTGGTCGGGGCGGGCGACCCGTCTCGCTGCTGGCGCGCCTGGCCGCGCAGCCCGGGGTCTGCTGGAGCGCGGCGGTCGGCCTGCTGCTGGTGGCCTCGACCCCGGTGGCCGGGCCGGTCCTGCTCGCCGCCCCGACCGCCGGACAGTCGCTGACCAAGCACCTGCTCTACGCGGCGGTGGGCGCTCTGCTGGTGCTGCCCGCGGTGCTGCGGGTGCGCCGTCCCGACGCGGGCGCCACCACCTTCGACCGGCTGCTGACCAACCGCGGCGCGCGGCACCTGGGCCTGGTCTCCTACGGGATCTTCTGCCTGCACCTGCCGCTGCTGCACCTGGTGATGCGGACGACCGGGTGGGAGCTCTTCGCCGGTCGCGGCCTGCAGATCTGGGCCCTCACGCTGGTGGCCAGCATCGTCGCCGCCGAGGTGGCCTACCGCCTCGTCGAGCGGCCGGCGCTGCGCCTCAAGAGCGTCCATCCCCTGCGCCGCCGCGGTGCGGCACCGGCCGAGAAGAGCACCGCCGCCACCGGCAGCACCACCAGGTAG
- a CDS encoding alpha-(1->3)-arabinofuranosyltransferase domain-containing protein, with amino-acid sequence MSEAAATDGGRLGLRVLAGCALLVGLAFVQDPGLLAADTKFDLVAAPGDFLARALHLWDGEGALGQLQNQAYGYLWPMGSFFWLGALLAVPGWVVQRLWWGLVLAVAFAGTARLARALGVRSDLACLVAGAAFALSPRVLTTMGPISSETWPVALVPWVLLPLVVGAERGSPRRAAALSALAISLVGGVNAAASFAVIPLGALWLLTRTPGPRRRALMLWWPAFTLLGTLWWLVPLALMGSYSPPFLDYIESASVTTFPTTIVDALRGTSNWVPYVEGGSRAGRDLLTTSFLALNSAVVLVLGLAGLMLRDHPHRRFLGLGLLVGLLMVTAGHLGAVQGWFAPALQVQLDGVLSPLRNVHKFDPVLRLPLAIGLALSLDALVASGRRGAARAGDARTARLVRLNTATALAVTVAVVAGAAAPALAGRVAPAGAVLEVPGYWTETAAWLEDQEREEGDATALLVPGSTFARYLWGDPDDEPMQWLAGTRWAVRNVVPLVPPGNIRMLDGIEARLAQGHGSPGLAASLRRAGLRYVVVRGDLERADDAPDPVLVRQALRESPGVVQVAGFGPLLGGVALLDQDDGGRVLAAGGWQSAYQAVEVWAVTDAEPAVAADVTALVAAGPEDLADLVDAGALDDRPVVLAADVPTELPEQLDDVPVVLSDGLRVRERSFARIHDGSSAALVEGDVRRTGNPVRDYLLDEGDRWSTTARLVGAASLSASSSASDADSLGSIRRGSSPWAALDGAEESAWRSGPGRAGTAWWRLDLETPLDPSTVRLVGGPDAADDQEVQVRTGAGTSDPVEVGPGESRTVPLEGGPTSYVEVRSLEADRTLSLAEVRIPGVQVRRPLVLPLLPEAWGAPDAVVLRADKDHRGGCVELGDVEQERNEVRCVQRRVVEPEEASGLDRVVRLAAPADFSEVALRVRPRAGDALSRLVLQGRAVGVQASSTAVPDPRGSALAALDGNPGTTWLADPDDPSPTLRISWLGVERVRFLRLRTDADAAAATPTRVRVSWGAQSLEVDLVDGRARLPGVRTDTLDVEVLETEDVTDLGFDGVPHPVGAGIGELRLGGVPYEPLRLSLDRRRYACGTGPSLRVGATTWRTRVEGSPAQLAAGRSTEVVPCGPGAGPTQRRLSLPQGETTVRMSDTAAFAVESVVLGSLPEPAPGALLDAGLDLARSPAGRDVGEPPGDARLAAVRENTNPGWTGAREGEGLVPLTVDGWQQAWLLPPGSAGPLELRFAPDRAYRWGLVVGALGLLVLLLVVVVPLVRRRAARDVEHPPLSARQARPATAALTAVLGAGLLAGWAGLLLAVVSVGVVVLLRRRAPDWEPWLLALPAFAAVAAYAARPWGDPAGWAGTLAWPAYLVVLPVAAVLFSAGAAPRRRRGWTLLRRSAGRSTRR; translated from the coding sequence ATGAGCGAGGCCGCCGCGACCGACGGCGGTCGCCTCGGTCTGCGCGTGCTCGCAGGCTGCGCCCTGCTCGTGGGCCTGGCGTTCGTGCAGGACCCGGGGCTGCTGGCCGCCGACACGAAGTTCGACCTCGTCGCGGCGCCGGGCGACTTCCTGGCTCGCGCGCTGCACCTGTGGGACGGCGAGGGGGCGCTGGGGCAGCTGCAGAACCAGGCCTACGGCTACCTGTGGCCGATGGGCAGCTTCTTCTGGCTCGGCGCGCTCCTGGCCGTGCCCGGCTGGGTGGTGCAACGGCTCTGGTGGGGGCTGGTGCTGGCGGTCGCCTTCGCCGGCACCGCCCGGCTGGCCCGTGCCCTGGGTGTGCGCAGCGACCTGGCGTGCCTGGTCGCGGGCGCGGCGTTCGCCCTCTCCCCGCGGGTGCTGACCACGATGGGCCCGATCTCGAGCGAGACCTGGCCCGTCGCCCTGGTCCCGTGGGTGCTGCTGCCGCTGGTCGTGGGTGCCGAGCGTGGCTCGCCGCGCCGGGCCGCGGCGCTCTCGGCGCTGGCGATCAGCCTGGTCGGGGGAGTCAACGCGGCCGCGTCCTTCGCGGTGATCCCGCTCGGGGCGCTGTGGCTGCTGACCCGCACGCCCGGGCCGCGGCGGCGCGCGCTGATGCTCTGGTGGCCGGCCTTCACCCTGCTGGGCACGCTGTGGTGGCTGGTCCCGCTGGCGCTGATGGGCTCCTACAGCCCCCCGTTCCTGGACTACATCGAGTCGGCGTCGGTCACCACGTTCCCCACCACGATCGTCGACGCGCTGCGCGGCACGTCGAACTGGGTGCCCTACGTCGAGGGCGGATCGCGGGCGGGACGTGACCTGTTGACGACGTCGTTCCTGGCGCTGAACTCGGCGGTCGTGCTGGTGCTCGGGCTCGCCGGGCTGATGCTGCGAGACCACCCGCACCGGCGCTTCCTGGGCCTGGGCCTGCTCGTCGGGCTGCTGATGGTCACCGCTGGTCACCTGGGTGCGGTGCAGGGCTGGTTCGCCCCGGCCCTGCAGGTGCAGCTCGACGGGGTGCTGTCGCCGCTGCGCAACGTGCACAAGTTCGACCCCGTGCTGCGGCTGCCGCTGGCCATCGGCCTGGCGCTCAGCCTCGACGCGCTGGTGGCATCGGGGCGCCGAGGTGCGGCCCGTGCCGGCGACGCCCGGACCGCCCGCCTGGTGCGCCTGAACACCGCGACGGCGCTGGCCGTCACGGTGGCGGTCGTCGCCGGGGCCGCCGCCCCGGCGCTCGCCGGCCGCGTCGCACCCGCCGGGGCCGTCCTCGAGGTCCCGGGCTACTGGACCGAGACGGCTGCCTGGCTCGAGGACCAGGAGCGCGAGGAGGGTGATGCGACCGCGCTGCTCGTGCCCGGCTCCACCTTCGCGCGCTACCTGTGGGGCGACCCCGACGACGAGCCGATGCAGTGGCTGGCCGGCACCCGGTGGGCGGTGCGCAACGTCGTGCCGCTCGTGCCCCCCGGGAACATCCGGATGCTCGACGGGATCGAGGCACGCCTGGCGCAGGGCCACGGCTCCCCGGGGCTGGCTGCGTCCCTGCGCCGCGCGGGCCTGCGCTACGTCGTGGTGCGCGGCGACCTCGAGCGCGCCGACGACGCGCCCGACCCGGTCCTGGTGCGCCAGGCCCTGCGCGAGAGCCCAGGGGTCGTCCAGGTGGCCGGCTTCGGGCCGCTGCTGGGCGGGGTCGCGCTGCTCGACCAGGACGACGGTGGGCGGGTGCTCGCGGCCGGCGGCTGGCAGAGCGCCTACCAGGCCGTCGAGGTGTGGGCCGTCACGGACGCCGAGCCCGCGGTCGCGGCCGACGTCACTGCCCTGGTCGCGGCGGGCCCCGAGGACCTCGCCGACCTGGTCGACGCCGGCGCGCTCGACGACCGGCCCGTCGTGCTGGCCGCCGACGTGCCCACCGAGCTGCCCGAGCAGCTGGACGACGTCCCCGTCGTGCTGAGCGACGGGCTGCGCGTGCGTGAGCGCTCCTTCGCCCGCATCCACGACGGCAGCTCGGCCGCACTGGTCGAGGGCGACGTGCGGCGCACCGGCAACCCGGTGCGCGACTACCTGCTCGACGAGGGCGACCGGTGGTCCACCACCGCGCGGCTGGTCGGGGCGGCGTCGCTGTCGGCATCCTCCTCGGCCTCCGACGCCGACTCCCTGGGGAGCATCCGGCGGGGGTCCTCGCCGTGGGCGGCCCTCGACGGCGCCGAGGAGTCGGCGTGGCGCTCGGGGCCCGGTCGCGCGGGCACCGCGTGGTGGCGCCTCGACCTCGAGACCCCGCTCGACCCGAGCACCGTGCGGCTCGTCGGCGGCCCCGACGCCGCCGACGACCAGGAGGTGCAGGTGCGCACCGGCGCGGGCACCTCCGACCCGGTCGAGGTCGGGCCCGGCGAGAGCCGCACGGTCCCGCTCGAGGGCGGCCCGACGTCCTACGTCGAGGTGCGCTCGCTCGAGGCGGACCGGACGCTGAGCCTGGCCGAGGTCCGCATCCCCGGCGTGCAGGTGCGCCGTCCGCTGGTCCTGCCGCTGCTGCCCGAGGCGTGGGGTGCCCCGGACGCCGTGGTGCTGCGCGCCGACAAGGACCACCGGGGCGGGTGCGTGGAGCTCGGCGACGTCGAGCAGGAGCGCAACGAGGTCCGCTGCGTGCAGCGCCGCGTCGTCGAGCCCGAGGAGGCCAGCGGCCTCGACCGGGTGGTGCGCCTGGCCGCCCCGGCCGACTTCTCCGAGGTGGCGCTGCGGGTGCGTCCCCGCGCCGGCGACGCGTTGTCGCGGCTGGTGCTGCAGGGTCGCGCGGTCGGGGTGCAGGCCAGCAGCACGGCCGTGCCGGACCCGCGGGGCTCGGCCCTGGCGGCCCTCGACGGCAACCCCGGCACGACCTGGCTCGCCGACCCCGACGACCCGAGCCCGACCCTGCGGATCTCGTGGCTCGGCGTCGAGCGGGTGCGCTTCCTGCGCCTGCGCACCGACGCCGACGCCGCCGCGGCCACCCCGACCCGGGTGCGGGTGAGCTGGGGTGCGCAGAGCCTCGAGGTCGACCTCGTCGACGGCCGGGCACGCCTGCCGGGTGTCCGCACCGACACGCTGGACGTCGAGGTGCTCGAGACCGAGGACGTCACCGACCTCGGCTTCGACGGGGTGCCGCACCCGGTCGGCGCCGGCATCGGCGAGCTCCGCCTGGGCGGGGTGCCCTACGAGCCGCTGCGTCTCTCGCTCGACCGGCGTCGCTACGCCTGCGGCACCGGGCCCAGCCTGCGCGTCGGAGCGACCACCTGGCGCACCCGCGTCGAGGGGTCCCCGGCGCAGCTGGCGGCGGGCCGCAGCACCGAGGTGGTGCCCTGCGGACCTGGCGCCGGGCCCACGCAGCGGCGGTTGAGCCTGCCCCAGGGCGAGACCACGGTGCGGATGAGCGACACGGCGGCGTTCGCGGTGGAGTCGGTCGTGCTGGGCTCGTTGCCCGAGCCCGCGCCGGGCGCCCTCCTCGACGCCGGCCTCGACCTGGCGCGCTCCCCGGCCGGTCGCGATGTGGGCGAGCCCCCGGGGGACGCGAGGTTGGCCGCGGTGCGGGAGAACACCAACCCCGGCTGGACCGGCGCGCGCGAGGGCGAGGGACTGGTCCCGCTCACGGTCGACGGTTGGCAGCAGGCCTGGCTGCTCCCGCCCGGGTCGGCCGGCCCGCTGGAGCTGCGCTTCGCGCCCGACCGCGCCTACCGCTGGGGCCTGGTGGTCGGGGCGCTGGGCCTGCTGGTGCTGCTGCTCGTGGTCGTCGTGCCGCTGGTGCGCCGCCGCGCGGCCCGCGACGTCGAGCATCCGCCCCTCTCGGCGCGCCAGGCCCGTCCCGCGACGGCGGCGCTCACCGCTGTGCTGGGCGCCGGGCTGCTGGCCGGATGGGCGGGCCTGCTGCTCGCCGTGGTGAGCGTCGGCGTCGTGGTGCTGCTGCGACGCCGTGCGCCCGACTGGGAGCCGTGGCTGCTGGCGCTGCCCGCGTTCGCGGCGGTGGCGGCGTACGCCGCGCGGCCCTGGGGCGACCCGGCCGGCTGGGCCGGGACGCTGGCCTGGCCCGCCTACCTGGTGGTGCTGCCGGTGGCGGCGGTGCTCTTCTCGGCCGGTGCCGCACCGCGGCGGCGCAGGGGATGGACGCTCTTGAGGCGCAGCGCCGGCCGCTCGACGAGGCGGTAG
- a CDS encoding glycosyltransferase family 4 protein, translating to MHEQHTGPLAGRHVAFLSWRDTANPEGGGAERYLEKMAAGLVERGCTVTVFCAAHAAAPPEEVVDGVRFVRRGTKLSVYAQGMRALRRGDLDGPHGAPDVVVDVQNGLPFFSRLVTRRPVLVLVHHVHREQWPVVYPGRSGQVGWWIERRLAPWLYRRQQYVAVSSATRDELAELGVDPARTAVVHNGTDPYVHVDPGKSPTPMVAVVGRLVPHKQVEHAVDAVLALRARHPDLRLHVVGSGWWEAELHEYVAARGAGASVVFEGHVDEEHKHEVYERAWVLALPSLKEGWGLVIGEAGMHTTPTLAYRSAGGTQESVVDGHSGVLVDDQASFTATLGRLLDDAALREQLGRGALEQSRRFTWTRAQQSFADVLVAVLSGRRVAGSD from the coding sequence ATGCACGAACAGCACACCGGGCCGCTCGCCGGTCGCCACGTCGCGTTCCTCAGCTGGCGCGACACCGCCAACCCCGAGGGCGGGGGCGCCGAGCGCTACCTGGAGAAGATGGCGGCCGGCCTCGTCGAGCGTGGCTGCACCGTCACCGTCTTCTGTGCCGCGCACGCCGCTGCGCCGCCCGAGGAGGTCGTCGACGGCGTGCGCTTCGTGCGCCGCGGCACCAAGCTCAGCGTCTACGCCCAGGGCATGCGGGCGCTGCGCCGCGGTGACCTCGACGGTCCGCACGGCGCCCCCGACGTGGTGGTCGACGTCCAGAACGGTCTGCCCTTCTTCTCGCGCCTGGTGACCAGGCGTCCCGTGCTGGTGCTGGTCCACCACGTGCACCGCGAGCAGTGGCCCGTGGTCTACCCGGGCCGCTCGGGCCAGGTCGGCTGGTGGATCGAGCGCCGGCTGGCGCCCTGGCTCTACCGACGCCAGCAGTACGTCGCGGTCTCGAGCGCGACCCGCGACGAGCTCGCCGAGCTCGGCGTCGACCCGGCGCGCACCGCGGTGGTGCACAACGGCACCGACCCCTACGTGCACGTCGACCCCGGCAAGAGCCCGACGCCGATGGTCGCGGTGGTGGGGCGGCTGGTGCCGCACAAGCAGGTCGAGCACGCGGTCGACGCCGTGCTCGCGCTGCGCGCGCGCCACCCCGACCTGCGCCTGCACGTCGTGGGCTCGGGCTGGTGGGAGGCCGAGCTGCACGAGTACGTCGCGGCGCGCGGTGCCGGCGCCAGCGTGGTCTTCGAAGGTCACGTCGACGAGGAGCACAAGCACGAGGTCTACGAGCGGGCCTGGGTCCTGGCGCTGCCCTCGCTCAAGGAGGGCTGGGGCCTGGTGATCGGCGAGGCCGGCATGCACACCACGCCCACACTGGCCTACCGCTCCGCGGGCGGGACCCAGGAGTCGGTGGTCGACGGGCACTCGGGGGTGCTGGTCGACGACCAGGCGAGCTTCACGGCCACGTTGGGCCGGCTCCTGGACGACGCGGCGCTGCGCGAGCAGCTGGGCCGCGGCGCCCTGGAGCAGAGCCGGCGCTTCACGTGGACACGGGCCCAGCAGTCGTTCGCCGACGTGCTGGTGGCGGTGCTGTCGGGCCGGCGGGTGGCCGGCTCCGACTAG
- a CDS encoding phosphotransferase family protein codes for MDTPESSPAPDFASLRPLEGGWSGETFVAEAGGERTVVRIYAGRRGPEAPAVDAAVLALAAGVVPGVPPVLEVRRADPDQGLPGLLVTGFLPGERGDLLLPRLDDAGAAAAGEALGRVLAALAGAALPRGGAFVDPALTIGPHPAPYDVDGLDELVEVMVQAPGSRLPDLGLPALDTLAGLAREAQDLLDEVPQHCLVHSDLNPKNLLLRRHEGAEPRVEVTGVLDWEFAHAGHPFTDLGNLLRFDRRPAFHDVVLATYADLRGLDARRALDLARAADLPALVELASRAGANPVCDRAAVRLRAIIASGDLHATED; via the coding sequence GTGGACACCCCAGAGTCGAGCCCCGCCCCGGACTTCGCCTCGCTTCGTCCCCTCGAGGGAGGCTGGTCGGGGGAGACGTTCGTGGCCGAGGCCGGCGGTGAGCGCACGGTGGTGCGGATCTACGCGGGACGGCGCGGCCCCGAGGCGCCCGCCGTCGACGCCGCCGTGCTCGCGCTCGCCGCCGGCGTGGTGCCGGGGGTGCCTCCCGTCCTCGAGGTGCGCCGGGCCGACCCCGACCAGGGGCTGCCGGGGCTCCTGGTGACCGGCTTCCTGCCCGGGGAGCGGGGCGACCTGCTGCTCCCGCGCCTCGACGACGCGGGGGCCGCGGCCGCCGGCGAGGCGCTGGGACGGGTGCTGGCCGCGCTGGCCGGCGCGGCGCTGCCCCGCGGGGGAGCCTTCGTCGACCCCGCGCTGACGATCGGCCCGCACCCGGCGCCGTACGACGTCGATGGTCTGGACGAGCTGGTCGAGGTGATGGTGCAGGCGCCGGGGTCGCGGCTGCCCGACCTCGGCCTGCCGGCGCTGGACACCCTGGCCGGCCTGGCCCGCGAGGCGCAGGACCTGCTCGACGAGGTGCCGCAGCACTGCCTGGTGCACAGCGACCTGAACCCCAAGAACCTGCTGCTGCGCCGGCACGAGGGCGCCGAGCCCCGCGTCGAGGTCACCGGGGTGCTCGACTGGGAGTTCGCCCACGCCGGCCACCCGTTCACCGACCTGGGCAACCTGCTGCGCTTCGACCGGCGCCCGGCCTTCCACGACGTCGTGCTGGCGACGTACGCCGACCTGCGCGGCCTCGACGCCCGGCGGGCGCTCGACCTGGCCCGGGCCGCCGACCTGCCGGCGCTGGTGGAGCTGGCCTCACGTGCGGGCGCGAACCCGGTGTGCGACCGCGCCGCGGTGCGGCTGCGTGCCATCATCGCGAGTGGTGACCTGCACGCGACCGAGGACTGA